One window of Saprospiraceae bacterium genomic DNA carries:
- the lpxK gene encoding tetraacyldisaccharide 4'-kinase — translation MILQKLIAILLSPFSFLYGIGVSLYQALFFSGLIKPVRFSFPVISVGNLTIGGTGKSPHIEYLIRLLQDYIELAVLSRGYKRKTAGFLLLESDTSVLECGDEPKQIKLNFPEIPVAVSESRAIGIPRLLRNLPDLKLILLDDAFQHLAVKPGLSILLTEYNKPFSEDYLLPSGRLREWRFGAARADCIIVSKCPDEMPDETVWREKLQLKPHQKLFFSKIQYGVPYNILKPEQKFVLNPGLHITLISAIAQSFYLLNYLSKEVASVTDFNFEDHHYFTQTELSGILLKHQQISHPNKMLLTTQKDATRLTGFKDYFETSHIEVYAIPIEVDFFNKFEFDQYIKNYLLEYKV, via the coding sequence TTGATTTTGCAGAAACTGATAGCCATTTTATTAAGTCCTTTTTCATTTCTATATGGTATTGGCGTCAGTCTGTATCAGGCCTTATTTTTTTCAGGACTCATTAAGCCTGTGCGATTTAGTTTTCCTGTAATTTCCGTTGGCAATTTAACAATTGGAGGCACAGGCAAATCACCTCACATTGAATATTTAATTCGCTTATTGCAAGACTATATAGAACTCGCAGTATTAAGCAGGGGATATAAACGTAAAACAGCGGGATTTTTATTATTGGAATCAGATACCAGTGTTTTAGAATGCGGGGACGAACCGAAACAGATCAAATTAAATTTTCCGGAAATCCCGGTTGCAGTTTCTGAAAGCAGGGCCATTGGGATTCCAAGATTGTTGAGAAACCTACCGGATCTTAAATTGATTTTATTAGACGATGCTTTTCAGCACCTGGCAGTTAAACCCGGACTCTCTATTCTGTTAACTGAATACAATAAACCTTTTTCAGAGGATTATCTGTTGCCAAGTGGGCGATTGCGAGAATGGCGGTTTGGAGCTGCCAGAGCGGACTGTATTATTGTAAGCAAATGTCCGGATGAAATGCCCGATGAAACCGTTTGGAGGGAGAAGTTGCAACTAAAACCACATCAGAAACTTTTTTTCTCAAAGATTCAATATGGGGTCCCTTATAATATTTTAAAGCCTGAACAAAAATTTGTATTAAATCCTGGATTGCATATTACCTTAATTAGTGCAATTGCACAATCATTTTATCTTCTTAATTATTTATCCAAAGAAGTTGCTTCTGTAACTGATTTTAATTTTGAGGATCATCATTATTTTACGCAAACTGAACTTTCTGGAATTTTGCTGAAACATCAACAGATTTCACATCCGAATAAGATGTTGTTGACAACTCAAAAAGATGCAACCCGTTTGACTGGATTTAAAGATTATTTTGAAACAAGCCATATAGAAGTATATGCAATTCCAATTGAGGTAGATTTTTTTAACAAATTTGAATTCGATCAGTATATAAAAAATTACCTCCTGGAATATAAGGTATGA
- a CDS encoding CinA family nicotinamide mononucleotide deamidase-related protein, translated as MKISLIVIGDEILLGQVIDSNASSIAKILYQEGLQVFKKWTVADQEDEIQRALAESTQQSDIILMTGGLGPTKDDITKKTLADFLNRPLVFNEIQNEHLEKILKSRGIEVTERQLHQCYIPERSLMLDNQMGTALGMWIEQEGKIYISMPGVPYEMEFIMQHAVIPKLRSFRSGKHMIHQTVYTVGMGETEIASRIEPLLSNMPDHISIAYLPSQGQVKVRLTTFGNDKEFLQVELNHFIKMIQTELETAIIGIGQTSLEREIGNLLRTGKKTLVTAESCTGGHLAHQISSVPGASDYFLGAVVAYQNHIKETLLNVAPEILETSGAVSEACVIAMVKGSCEKFNSDFAIATSGIAGPGGGTPEKPVGTVWIAYGTKDSIETKKFQFTRDRIRNIEASSTFALILFWKYLKKQTF; from the coding sequence ATGAAAATTTCTTTAATAGTCATAGGTGATGAAATATTGTTAGGACAAGTTATTGATTCCAATGCTTCATCCATAGCTAAAATATTGTATCAGGAAGGCCTTCAAGTTTTTAAAAAGTGGACGGTTGCAGACCAAGAGGACGAAATCCAACGTGCACTTGCAGAAAGTACACAGCAGTCTGATATTATTTTAATGACCGGTGGATTGGGTCCAACCAAGGATGATATAACAAAAAAAACACTTGCAGATTTTTTAAATCGGCCTCTTGTGTTTAATGAGATTCAAAATGAACATCTCGAAAAAATTTTAAAGTCCCGGGGAATAGAAGTTACAGAACGGCAATTGCATCAATGTTATATACCGGAACGGTCTTTAATGTTAGATAATCAAATGGGAACTGCTTTAGGTATGTGGATTGAACAAGAGGGAAAAATTTATATTTCTATGCCCGGTGTACCTTATGAAATGGAATTTATTATGCAACATGCAGTAATTCCAAAATTAAGATCATTTCGATCAGGTAAGCATATGATACATCAAACGGTGTATACTGTTGGAATGGGAGAAACAGAAATTGCTTCGCGCATTGAACCCTTGCTAAGCAACATGCCGGATCATATTTCGATTGCGTATCTACCTTCTCAAGGACAAGTAAAAGTTAGACTTACTACATTTGGAAATGATAAAGAGTTCCTTCAAGTAGAATTAAATCATTTTATCAAAATGATTCAAACCGAACTGGAAACCGCAATTATCGGAATTGGTCAAACAAGTCTTGAAAGAGAAATTGGCAATTTACTAAGAACTGGTAAAAAGACCTTAGTGACCGCAGAAAGTTGTACAGGAGGCCACTTAGCGCATCAAATCAGTTCCGTACCAGGTGCTTCCGATTATTTTTTAGGCGCTGTAGTGGCATATCAAAATCATATTAAAGAAACTTTATTAAATGTGGCTCCAGAAATTTTAGAAACCAGTGGAGCTGTAAGTGAAGCCTGTGTAATTGCAATGGTAAAGGGGAGTTGCGAGAAATTTAATTCTGATTTTGCCATTGCTACAAGTGGCATTGCAGGTCCTGGTGGCGGGACTCCTGAAAAACCAGTTGGGACTGTTTGGATCGCCTATGGTACCAAAGATTCCATTGAAACTAAAAAATTTCAGTTCACCCGGGACCGGATCCGGAACATAGAAGCCAGTTCGACGTTTGCCTTGATCTTATTTTGGAAATATTTAAAAAAGCAAACCTTCTAA
- a CDS encoding PD40 domain-containing protein, with protein MIAQKDNNLLQQARVAYKIKDYYAATSAFRNTAVSQSQNKDDLLEAAMSSYHANDLEFSSKCFEQLEKLSDDKKLLFCQAQIFQQLNEFDQAQRYYKKYLQQISKQHKDVSFCKNELLRCKSGKLLKRKPAMAFVVPLSTTINSRDDEYSIFPHKTQNGIYFLSATRTGNVGGKRNELGLVDDKNGFYFSDVFKLTEHGEVWTVMSRLQAGWNSSMHDAVVGFIDNSPIIIQYRTNQKCNYIYDPFHDDELHLKYPEFTGPLYPEIGDHSMTLFQDSILIFSSCRMGGYGGYDLYLSILRDSIWTTAINLGATVNGPFNEENPFLANDGQTLYFSSDNLNAIGGYDIFKTKFHPEAEQWEKPINLGIPINSAGDDKQFILSTDGLTGFFSSNRKSNSLGGFDLFKAFFHDELEEQLQLPKGSPLTILVDIALNDQNALFGKNARAYKISKEQEWKELNAEPFYYKEQELFSDPKNQKIGSQLLEWMRIYPGLTVELFGHAFEESPTPINLYFSIQKANELKNYLESNGIEKTRIKVFGLGASFPKAKVRINGKPSLLSEKFNKRIEYHIAVPEQHPIQINYVKVPMPAALIPDQEMNFNNLRKGISYSLFLGKSQAVLNHPYMKNPDAQFFMEQDSEDAAYNYYLGIYKSFDEAFAAISNLEVSNSEKPEIFVFKDGIKLSRTQIIDHVVENADLVRYLNYLNGLKK; from the coding sequence TTGATCGCTCAGAAAGATAACAATTTGTTGCAGCAGGCCAGAGTGGCTTATAAAATTAAGGATTACTATGCTGCTACATCAGCTTTCCGAAACACAGCGGTAAGCCAATCTCAAAACAAGGATGATTTATTGGAAGCGGCAATGAGTAGTTATCATGCCAATGATCTTGAATTTTCATCAAAATGCTTTGAACAACTTGAAAAATTATCGGATGATAAGAAACTCTTATTCTGCCAGGCTCAAATTTTTCAACAACTCAATGAATTTGATCAAGCACAACGATACTATAAGAAATATCTGCAACAAATTTCAAAACAACATAAAGATGTTTCATTTTGCAAAAATGAATTGTTACGCTGTAAATCTGGAAAATTATTAAAAAGAAAACCCGCAATGGCATTTGTAGTGCCTCTAAGTACTACCATCAATTCGCGAGATGATGAATATTCAATTTTTCCGCATAAAACACAAAATGGAATTTATTTTCTAAGTGCCACGCGAACAGGAAATGTAGGCGGTAAACGAAATGAACTTGGACTGGTAGATGACAAAAATGGTTTTTATTTTTCAGATGTATTTAAGTTAACAGAACATGGGGAAGTTTGGACCGTAATGTCTCGTTTACAAGCAGGGTGGAACAGCAGCATGCATGATGCAGTAGTAGGTTTTATTGATAATTCTCCAATTATAATTCAATACCGCACGAATCAAAAATGCAATTATATTTATGATCCATTCCATGATGATGAATTGCATTTAAAATATCCAGAATTTACAGGACCACTGTATCCAGAAATTGGGGATCATTCCATGACCTTGTTTCAAGACAGCATTTTGATCTTTTCAAGTTGCAGAATGGGTGGATATGGGGGTTATGATTTGTATCTATCAATTTTGCGTGATTCTATTTGGACCACTGCAATTAATTTGGGAGCGACTGTAAATGGTCCTTTTAATGAAGAGAATCCTTTTCTTGCAAATGATGGACAAACGCTTTATTTTTCTTCTGACAATTTAAATGCAATTGGTGGTTATGATATTTTTAAAACTAAGTTTCATCCTGAAGCAGAACAATGGGAAAAACCAATCAATTTAGGAATTCCTATTAATTCTGCAGGAGATGACAAGCAGTTCATATTAAGCACCGATGGATTGACAGGTTTTTTTAGTTCGAATAGAAAATCAAACAGCCTGGGTGGATTCGATTTGTTTAAAGCATTTTTTCACGATGAACTGGAAGAACAATTGCAGTTGCCTAAAGGAAGTCCCTTGACCATCCTGGTAGACATTGCATTAAATGACCAAAATGCCTTGTTTGGAAAAAATGCCAGGGCATATAAAATTAGTAAGGAGCAGGAATGGAAGGAATTAAATGCTGAGCCCTTTTATTATAAAGAACAAGAGCTATTTTCTGATCCTAAAAATCAAAAAATTGGATCCCAATTACTTGAATGGATGAGAATTTATCCCGGTTTGACGGTTGAACTGTTTGGCCATGCTTTTGAAGAATCTCCAACGCCCATAAACCTTTATTTTTCAATTCAAAAAGCAAATGAACTTAAAAATTATTTGGAATCAAATGGTATTGAAAAAACCAGAATAAAAGTATTTGGTTTAGGTGCTTCTTTTCCAAAAGCAAAAGTAAGAATCAATGGGAAACCCTCTTTGCTTTCAGAAAAATTCAATAAGAGAATCGAATATCATATTGCGGTACCTGAGCAGCATCCAATTCAAATTAATTATGTAAAAGTGCCCATGCCAGCTGCATTAATTCCGGACCAGGAAATGAATTTTAATAACTTGCGAAAAGGGATTAGCTATTCTCTATTTTTAGGAAAATCTCAGGCTGTTTTAAATCATCCATATATGAAAAATCCGGATGCACAATTTTTTATGGAACAAGATTCAGAAGATGCAGCTTATAATTATTATTTAGGAATCTATAAAAGCTTTGATGAGGCGTTTGCAGCTATTTCCAATTTAGAAGTTTCAAATAGTGAAAAGCCTGAAATTTTTGTTTTTAAGGACGGTATCAAATTGAGCAGAACGCAAATTATCGATCATGTAGTTGAAAATGCCGATTTAGTTCGGTATCTTAACTATTTAAATGGGCTTAAAAAATGA
- a CDS encoding 2-oxo acid dehydrogenase subunit E2: MAKVELIMPKMGESIMEATILKWLKRPGDPVELDETILEIATDKVDSEIPSPAKGILSQLLFKENDVVAIGKVIAVIETAGAASTIKDSPAIVPNLNQEAPQQAGSVITQPTPQMSQSIQKSESTRFYSPLVRNIAKEEHITMQQLEGITGSGLEGRLTKRDLMNFIAQNKTVQAPSQPSQFIPTASPVAPQSAKSISGNVEIIEMDRMRKLIADHMVMSKQTSPHVTSFVEVDVTNLVQWRDKIKDLFQKKYNQKITFTPIFIEAIAKSIKDFPMINISVQGTQIIRKLDINIGMAAALPTGNLIVPVIKNADRLNLAGLTYQVNDLAERARNNKLKPDEIQEGTFTLTNVGTFGNVMGTPIINQPQVAIMATGAIRKKPAVIETPQGDTIGIRHMMFLSMSYDHRVVDGALGGSFIKRVADYLEQFDFKQTI, translated from the coding sequence ATGGCGAAAGTCGAACTTATCATGCCTAAAATGGGCGAAAGCATCATGGAGGCCACCATACTTAAATGGCTTAAAAGGCCAGGAGATCCAGTGGAATTGGATGAAACCATCCTTGAAATCGCTACAGATAAAGTAGATAGTGAAATTCCTTCGCCAGCAAAAGGGATCCTATCCCAACTACTTTTTAAAGAAAATGATGTGGTAGCCATCGGGAAGGTCATTGCGGTTATTGAAACCGCCGGAGCTGCAAGTACAATAAAGGATTCTCCGGCCATTGTCCCCAATTTAAACCAGGAAGCTCCTCAACAAGCTGGTTCGGTAATAACTCAGCCAACTCCGCAAATGTCCCAGAGCATTCAAAAATCTGAATCCACCAGATTTTACTCGCCACTTGTTAGAAACATTGCAAAAGAGGAGCACATTACTATGCAACAACTGGAAGGCATTACAGGCTCCGGATTGGAAGGTCGGCTGACAAAAAGAGATTTAATGAATTTTATTGCCCAAAATAAAACAGTTCAAGCTCCTTCACAACCCAGTCAATTTATTCCAACCGCTTCACCCGTAGCACCTCAATCAGCAAAATCCATTTCGGGCAATGTTGAAATCATTGAAATGGACAGAATGCGTAAATTGATTGCGGATCATATGGTAATGAGTAAGCAAACTTCTCCACATGTTACTTCATTTGTGGAAGTGGATGTTACCAATTTAGTGCAATGGAGAGACAAGATTAAAGATTTGTTTCAAAAGAAATACAACCAGAAAATCACTTTTACTCCAATATTTATAGAAGCGATTGCAAAGTCTATTAAAGACTTTCCAATGATTAACATATCTGTTCAGGGAACTCAAATCATTCGAAAACTTGATATAAATATTGGAATGGCTGCTGCACTGCCAACTGGAAATTTAATTGTACCGGTAATTAAAAATGCAGATCGTTTAAATTTAGCAGGCTTAACCTATCAAGTAAATGATCTGGCTGAACGTGCACGAAATAATAAATTAAAACCGGATGAAATTCAGGAGGGTACATTTACCCTTACCAATGTAGGTACTTTTGGTAATGTGATGGGCACTCCAATTATCAACCAACCCCAAGTTGCCATTATGGCAACGGGTGCAATTCGAAAAAAGCCGGCAGTAATTGAAACGCCACAGGGAGATACCATTGGCATCCGGCACATGATGTTTTTATCCATGTCTTATGATCACAGGGTGGTTGATGGTGCTTTAGGGGGTTCATTTATCAAGCGAGTTGCGGATTATCTTGAGCAATTTGATTTTAAGCAAACTATTTAA
- a CDS encoding methyltransferase: MSKFSFLQESLRNMKTMGTVIQTSNYAGKALAGMLDFSEISIIVELGGGDGAITKHLLKKLKKDARLYVFEVNETFCAKLKELNDDRLHVILDSAENLEEQFKKLGIQQADAIVSSIPFAIMPETFHLQILTLCNKLLKPGASFLQIHYSLFQKNLYNQVFGNVEFEFAAFNIPPVFIIHSKKMD; the protein is encoded by the coding sequence ATGAGCAAGTTTAGTTTTTTACAGGAAAGCCTCCGAAATATGAAAACGATGGGCACCGTAATTCAAACTTCGAATTATGCAGGAAAAGCGCTTGCTGGAATGCTTGATTTTAGTGAAATTTCTATTATTGTGGAATTGGGAGGCGGAGATGGAGCAATTACCAAACATCTATTAAAAAAACTTAAAAAAGATGCACGTTTGTATGTTTTTGAAGTCAATGAAACTTTTTGTGCTAAGTTAAAAGAATTAAACGACGATCGATTACATGTAATATTAGATTCAGCAGAAAATTTAGAAGAGCAATTTAAAAAATTGGGGATCCAACAGGCTGACGCAATTGTTTCTTCAATTCCTTTTGCCATTATGCCGGAAACATTTCATCTGCAAATATTAACGCTGTGTAATAAATTACTTAAACCCGGTGCTTCATTTCTCCAGATACATTATTCCCTTTTTCAGAAAAATTTATACAATCAAGTCTTTGGAAATGTGGAATTTGAATTTGCAGCATTTAATATTCCACCGGTATTTATTATACATTCAAAAAAAATGGACTAA